TGAGCGGTCTGACATCTTTGACGCCATGTTCCCTGTCAACGCCCTGCCGGGGGAGGTGATCATCCAGCAGAACGACGAGGGTGACAACTTCTACATCCTGGATCAGGGGGAAGTGGAGGTAAGCACGgggagattgtgtgtgtgtgtgtgtgtgtgtgtgtgtgtgtttcagctttttgttttgttctaaactctctctctctctctctctctctctctctctctctctctctctctctctctctctctctctctctctctctctctctctctctctctctctctctctctctctctctctctcacacatcacATTTGCATAGTTTTAATCTATCAAACACAGCAGCCAGTGTTTTTGGATGCAATAATCAGATATAAGAACCACCTGACTCACCTACTGTAGTGACTTTTTATGTACAGGAAATCAGCAGTCATTGTCTGTCATGTATAATGTATTGGTGCCTCCCTTGTCCATCATCATGCTGGGAGTGACTGTCCTCatgaagtttattttatttatttattttattttatttatttttttccttattaaatCTTCCCTTTCCAACAGTGACTGACAAGGCTAAAAGTgcaaattatgtgtgtgtgaatgtatggtGTTTTTtctgggccaccctgtatgGGATTGCCAGCTTGGTATAGAGAAAGATTAGGTCTTGTGAACAAATCTTCCTTGACTCAGCTGCTGATTAGCTTGTGTGTGGCATAAGAGTGTGGTAAATTCTTAAAATTATTATGGAGGTCTTGGTAATATAGTAGGAAAAAGGATGAGTTGCAAGTGGGTGGACATCAAGGCCAGTAAAGGTTTATTTGATAATGAAGGGAGTTtgatggtgaggaagaaggCAGTACTCTGTTGAATGATATCAGCTGTGTGAAGATTTACAGAAATGACAGAAAGATGGTGAGAGAGCTACATTAGATCagctttattcatatatatagtCATGTATGTAATGTCTTTAGCACAGAACTGAGTTTTggggatggaaagaaaacgacatcattatccatttttttatttattatgtaatCTGGTtgcagctttattttttttttagttattgagCTTTATAGTCTTACTTTTAATTTTCAGTTTAGTGATAATAACACATTCAGTAATTCTTTTATTATGAACAAGGAACTTCTAGaatttgttttttccttattttatcttaatttattttattatttacatatttattttattttattctgatcattaatatttttttttactgtcatcATTGTTCTAAAATTAATTCTTCCATAAAATAAATCCATGATATAGTTTAAGAAAGTTGTTGTAAGGCAGCCTTACCACCATCAGCACTGCCGTTCATGCCCTGCCATAGATTACAAGCGAGACATTGACACTGACATGACATTGCATTAATAAGTGAAATAATTCCTTGACATTCATCTTAAATATGGTATAGAAGGTAGTCCATTTGGGTTTTTCTCAAGCTTCTCACCAAATGTATGGGAATTATtggttgtatagaaaaaaaatatatagactgCATAtaaaaatttgataaaaaaaagtgcagctGTGGATTGTTCACATCACCTTGTAGACTTCTTCCACTCCATCCCACCATTTTTCACTGAGTCTCAGCTGCTTTATACTTGTTCCTCTTTCAGTAAATCAgtaaatcaatatttttattgttcaaCAGATTTTTGTTGATGGTGAGCATGTTACAAGCATTGCTGATGGAGGAAGTTTTGGAGAGTTGGCTCTCATCTATGGGACTCCCAGGCAAGCAACTGTGAAGGCAAAAACTGATACAAAGTTGTGGGGCATCGACAGAGACTCATACAGGCGGATCCTTATGGGGTCAACTATCAGAAAACGCAAAATGTATGAAGAATTCCTCTCTAAAGTCTCCATTCTTGGTGAGTTCATGGCACTTTTCAGATGGAATTTTACAGTATTTCATATTtacatatgaaaattaaatcATTTCCACATGGTTCCACAGAATGCTACTACagcaatacatttttcttttcaagttAGTCAATCATGTCTGTCTGGTTTCTTCAATCTACAGAGTCACTGGACAAATGGGAGCGCCTGGTGGTGGCTGATGCCCTGGAGCCTGTGTCCTTTGAGTCTGGCTCCACCGTGGTGCGGCAGGGAGAGCCAGGTGATGACTTCTACATCATTGTGGAAGGAACCGCTGTGGTAATGCAGGCCCGCTCCCCGTCTGAGGAACCTGTAGAGGTTGGCAGGCTGGGAACCTCTGATTACTTTGGTGAGGAGTGGTTTTCTGTTATGATGAGCCACATGTTGCCTATAGTGTATAGTGATATACTATTCATCATTTCCTtattataaagtgaaaatctgCCCAGTGTGGATTTGTATAATGTGTGGCATGTCCAATAGTGAGATTGTTATATATAATAGAGACCTCAATAGTGCATCAGTAGTTGGTGTCATGGGAATGTAAAAATTTTTACAGATTTTAACTGTTACAGACATATCTCTTGTCACTCCACATCCTGCTGCAAGTGAAGGTCAAATTTGGGAAAATTAAGTGAAGGACTTAATTCATAGCTTTCTTAATTTCGCTGCAGTTTGTAAGTGTAATTAAGCAACTACATGATATGttacttattattataatatgttCTTAATTTTTCAGGTGAAATTGCTCTATTGCTTGACCGACCCCGAGCTGCCACAGTCATAGCAGATGGTCCTTTGAAATGCGTCAAGCTGGACAGGGCCAGGTAAAATGTCACTATCATGTATGCCAGACATTTGAAATATGATTTCTAAGGAACAGTGTATAAACCTGGTACACTTCCCCAGCCATTGATATTTTATAGTCCTTATGGTCAAGTACACAACTGCTAGTTAGAGATTTTACATGCTCACAGTATTATTCAGAACTACCAGCAGCAGATGTCTCTGGTGTTGGTATCTAATAATCCAGGTTATCCAATGCTTGAAAAAGATTTGTAATCCCTATTTCAGTAAAGCAAGGAcagtagatagacaggtaaattGGACAGTAAATATGGAAATGATGAAGCTGCTGTATGATGTCACAATAGACATCAGCTTGTGAGACATTGACCAGAAATGAAAGTCAAGATCTAATGTCCATACATTGGAAATTAATAATTTGAGATACTTGTAATGAGAAGAGAATGGTTAGTGAAAACAAATTGTTTGTGGAGGGCTTGGTATGTCTGGCAGGTGTGAAAGAATCAAttgtggagtggtggaggtggccaACTGTAACACCCTCTGGTGGTTTGATCTTTTAtgggaaattgaaaaaaatataaattgtaACAAGGATGTACAAAAGTGGAGTGGATGTTGTGGGTGTGAGAGGGAGAACTGTGTTGGGATTCTTGAAAGGGAGGTCGAAGGTTGAGCTGGACAATTTCATCTCTTGACTGTTTTTAGTATCTTCTATAGTTTAGGAAAGATCATTAGTTGCATACAAaatttgtgtgtatttattggaatatatttattcatgttaTTGCTTTTAACTTATGATTCTCTTTGTTTCAGATTTGAACGTGTTCTGGGCAGCTGTGGAGAAATTCTGAAGAGGAACATAGAGCAGTACAACTCCTTCATAGCTCTTACTGTGTAGATCTTAACATCCACTACGTACAGAACCTATGTATGCAATCATGTAGGCTTGTTTGTGCATAACTCTTTAGGCTCATGTATGCAACAACATATGCCCCTGTTTAGGTGCTGAAGTATGCTACCTTGTAGAGCCTGAGAAACAATACAGGAACTTTGTTTTGGAGTGTGTACACTTAGGGTTGATGGGTAGTCTTGAGTGCACAGATTTTATATAACCTTTCACTGGTGAAATGTACTGATTCCCTTTGGTAGTTTTTGATACCATTGGTAATAAGTACTGTAGCATGTACCACAGATACTAAGAACAATTTTCTgccactggtcgcaaaagtagCACCTTTTACATCCTCAGATAACGGAAGAATATTATATTTTGAATGATGTATTACTATTACTTACAGTAATGTGTGTTTACATTTCAGTGGATACAGCATTGTTACCTCTAGTATTGGCACATGAAACCAGTTGTGAGCTTAAACAACCATATATTGTATGAAAGAGCACATATTTTACTGTTACTTTGTTTCTGCAAGTTTCTTATGCCATTTTGGTGGGGAAAGTTTACAAATCCATAAATTCTTAAATCACTGTAAATGCAAGTATTGTAACTTCTTAGCAGGATCTTTGTGATGGTGGCGACCAAGGTAGATGGAGTCTCCAGCTGAGCCTCGAGCAGCCGTCTGTCCCTGGCCAAGGGGGGTGTTGCATGctggcagacacacacagcTGCCTGCAGCAAGTATGCAAAGAATTTATCTCTTGCTACTACGGTGAAATTATCAGTTACTTTTGGTGACTGGTGTTGTATCACTAATGCTTTGTATTACTCTTGTTCTATTGGTCATGGTTTTAGGGGCCATTTtgatagcaaaaaaaaattatggtatATAAAGATGCAAATATTTCAATATGAATCTATATATGTAAATCATAGAGTAAGGACTTGCTTTATTTACGTTTCCAGCATATTTACTTAAACTTTATGAAGATGCTTTAATTAGATTTTCTGACCAGCATTATGGCAGACTAAATATCTGATTAGTTtgttaattattataattatttttattaaaatgatttttcattattaaatcAGCATCTCCCATGGGTTTTGATTGTTACCACATACTTAAATGTTTtgataattttatctttttggaaCACATATACCTAATTAAAAACATTTCTCCTTGAGTGTTGGGTGAAACTATTATCTATTATTCATCTGCAGTAAGTATTGGTGGCTTAATTCACAACATTAAGGTATACTTGTTTCAGACAGTATATGAAGGGCCTGAGCTGTAGTATGTGCTTCTTTGCAGTGGGTCTTATTTTGGCCAGTTTATGACTTTGCTCAGAATACAGGACTATTTTAATATATAGTACTTCATTGCATCTGTATTGTCTCATTCATTAACTGTTTCACACTCATGTCCtcttatagttttatttttggtatgaaaataagaaaataggtagaggaacaatatatacatacatttgcTTATGTGATGTTTGAATAGGAAGGCTGTGAAGGACAAACTCTTACCTAAACCAAAGGAAAGCACTCATCCATATCTTATGTTTGTCATTTAAAGCACTGTATGAATAAATGTGTTGAAGTCAATGGGAAGAAAATGTTAACCATCAAAGATTGTAGGTGATCATTTCTGcccaagagaagaaaatgttttTGCATCTGTTTATTTTCAATGCCAGTAAAACATggtgtatggataaacagaggctcatattttttgtgttttttcttgttcttattatggTGCTCAGTTAAAGTCATGCAGATGTCTTGTTCACTAATGTATGCAGAACATTTAGTGCGCTGGTATAGATCTAacatgtatttctttctttggcAGTTTATCAAAGGCTTTCACTCATATCAAATATAACCATGATGGCCAAAAGGTCTTTGTAGGCTATTCAACTAGTAGAACTGTACTAAGAGAACCACTAGAATCATAACAGCAGGACAGCagtgtgtttattattattattattattattattattattattattattattattattattattattcaccatAAAAGATTTATGAATACCAGAAGGTAAAGTCGTGTACAGTCTATATCAAAATACATTTGTTCTGCTTCTACAGAAAAAATTAATGTATTGAAATGCAGTATTTTCTTATGGTAAATATTTAGCAAGACTTAAGAAGCTTCTGTAGTGTGACAGATCTAAACTTTGTCGTAGTTTTGCATTGATAGTACTGGTGTGAGTGAGAATAATGAATAGATGCAGAGTTTATCACCAAGAAGTGCATGCTTGATGTAGTGgcttcttttaaagcttttgGATCTAGATTCCTTTCACATAACTTTGTGTCCTATAACCAGTAATAGAAGGATATTCttaaaaggaatggaagattAGAGCCATACCTTTATAATCTCTTCCTGAATGTTCATGCTAGCATCTATGATCATAAGCAGTTTATTATAATTAGCCTATCAAGCAAGTGAGGTGCACATTTCACACCCACCACTGTGATCTTTAATGCAGTTGAACTAAAAGCTTGTAACATTCAATAACTGGTCAGAATAAGCACCTgctataagaaaaacaagactaaTGCTACACATAAAGAATATAAGCTAATCAAGAAATCCTATAAATATTTGAAGTGTTCACCCAATGGATGTGAGATTTAAATAGAGGGCGaaaatttgtatatttatttgcgTGAAGTACTTTATTTCAAGCTTCTTTTAAGTTCTTtactccattattattattattgttattgtcattattattattattattattattattattattattattattattattactattattatta
This window of the Scylla paramamosain isolate STU-SP2022 chromosome 1, ASM3559412v1, whole genome shotgun sequence genome carries:
- the LOC135103276 gene encoding cAMP-dependent protein kinase type I regulatory subunit-like isoform X4; the encoded protein is MMCVVLPHVNTHRGFALADFVPCSISPTLEKWLESVWWCGGMEAVRECERRVVTPDDADDLSPMPTHIATNTTRRGAISAEPLSEDDATSYVKKVVPKDYKTMAALQKAIGKNVLFAHLDENERSDIFDAMFPVNALPGEVIIQQNDEGDNFYILDQGEVEIFVDGEHVTSIADGGSFGELALIYGTPRQATVKAKTDTKLWGIDRDSYRRILMGSTIRKRKMYEEFLSKVSILESLDKWERLVVADALEPVSFESGSTVVRQGEPGDDFYIIVEGTAVVMQARSPSEEPVEVGRLGTSDYFGEIALLLDRPRAATVIADGPLKCVKLDRARFERVLGSCGEILKRNIEQYNSFIALTV
- the LOC135103276 gene encoding cAMP-dependent protein kinase type I regulatory subunit-like isoform X8, which translates into the protein MERKEAVRECERRVVTPDDADDLSPMPTHIATNTTRRGAISAEPLSEDDATSYVKKVVPKDYKTMAALQKAIGKNVLFAHLDENERSDIFDAMFPVNALPGEVIIQQNDEGDNFYILDQGEVEIFVDGEHVTSIADGGSFGELALIYGTPRQATVKAKTDTKLWGIDRDSYRRILMGSTIRKRKMYEEFLSKVSILESLDKWERLVVADALEPVSFESGSTVVRQGEPGDDFYIIVEGTAVVMQARSPSEEPVEVGRLGTSDYFGEIALLLDRPRAATVIADGPLKCVKLDRARFERVLGSCGEILKRNIEQYNSFIALTV
- the LOC135103276 gene encoding cAMP-dependent protein kinase type I regulatory subunit-like isoform X5; the encoded protein is MECRSRNHLPVTCTAEAVRECERRVVTPDDADDLSPMPTHIATNTTRRGAISAEPLSEDDATSYVKKVVPKDYKTMAALQKAIGKNVLFAHLDENERSDIFDAMFPVNALPGEVIIQQNDEGDNFYILDQGEVEIFVDGEHVTSIADGGSFGELALIYGTPRQATVKAKTDTKLWGIDRDSYRRILMGSTIRKRKMYEEFLSKVSILESLDKWERLVVADALEPVSFESGSTVVRQGEPGDDFYIIVEGTAVVMQARSPSEEPVEVGRLGTSDYFGEIALLLDRPRAATVIADGPLKCVKLDRARFERVLGSCGEILKRNIEQYNSFIALTV
- the LOC135103276 gene encoding cAMP-dependent protein kinase type I regulatory subunit-like isoform X1 translates to MAANLEEEQSLRECEAYVQRHNIQQILKDAIVSLCVSRPENPIAFLRDYFHKLDREAVRECERRVVTPDDADDLSPMPTHIATNTTRRGAISAEPLSEDDATSYVKKVVPKDYKTMAALQKAIGKNVLFAHLDENERSDIFDAMFPVNALPGEVIIQQNDEGDNFYILDQGEVEIFVDGEHVTSIADGGSFGELALIYGTPRQATVKAKTDTKLWGIDRDSYRRILMGSTIRKRKMYEEFLSKVSILESLDKWERLVVADALEPVSFESGSTVVRQGEPGDDFYIIVEGTAVVMQARSPSEEPVEVGRLGTSDYFGEIALLLDRPRAATVIADGPLKCVKLDRARFERVLGSCGEILKRNIEQYNSFIALTV
- the LOC135103276 gene encoding cAMP-dependent protein kinase type I regulatory subunit-like isoform X6, translated to MCSLCQAVVVRGTVSFARCEAVRECERRVVTPDDADDLSPMPTHIATNTTRRGAISAEPLSEDDATSYVKKVVPKDYKTMAALQKAIGKNVLFAHLDENERSDIFDAMFPVNALPGEVIIQQNDEGDNFYILDQGEVEIFVDGEHVTSIADGGSFGELALIYGTPRQATVKAKTDTKLWGIDRDSYRRILMGSTIRKRKMYEEFLSKVSILESLDKWERLVVADALEPVSFESGSTVVRQGEPGDDFYIIVEGTAVVMQARSPSEEPVEVGRLGTSDYFGEIALLLDRPRAATVIADGPLKCVKLDRARFERVLGSCGEILKRNIEQYNSFIALTV
- the LOC135103276 gene encoding cAMP-dependent protein kinase type I regulatory subunit-like isoform X2; protein product: MSSVLLRQRDVSGSTVGLHKGEINAGGPSHPQRASSRSVSTAFSPEGAKEAVRECERRVVTPDDADDLSPMPTHIATNTTRRGAISAEPLSEDDATSYVKKVVPKDYKTMAALQKAIGKNVLFAHLDENERSDIFDAMFPVNALPGEVIIQQNDEGDNFYILDQGEVEIFVDGEHVTSIADGGSFGELALIYGTPRQATVKAKTDTKLWGIDRDSYRRILMGSTIRKRKMYEEFLSKVSILESLDKWERLVVADALEPVSFESGSTVVRQGEPGDDFYIIVEGTAVVMQARSPSEEPVEVGRLGTSDYFGEIALLLDRPRAATVIADGPLKCVKLDRARFERVLGSCGEILKRNIEQYNSFIALTV
- the LOC135103276 gene encoding cAMP-dependent protein kinase type I regulatory subunit-like isoform X7; translation: MGNSDNEEAVRECERRVVTPDDADDLSPMPTHIATNTTRRGAISAEPLSEDDATSYVKKVVPKDYKTMAALQKAIGKNVLFAHLDENERSDIFDAMFPVNALPGEVIIQQNDEGDNFYILDQGEVEIFVDGEHVTSIADGGSFGELALIYGTPRQATVKAKTDTKLWGIDRDSYRRILMGSTIRKRKMYEEFLSKVSILESLDKWERLVVADALEPVSFESGSTVVRQGEPGDDFYIIVEGTAVVMQARSPSEEPVEVGRLGTSDYFGEIALLLDRPRAATVIADGPLKCVKLDRARFERVLGSCGEILKRNIEQYNSFIALTV
- the LOC135103276 gene encoding cAMP-dependent protein kinase type I regulatory subunit-like isoform X3; protein product: MASFRPQVVVSRLLQLVHHVARLRTHSTPTPRPFITTCPLYTEAVRECERRVVTPDDADDLSPMPTHIATNTTRRGAISAEPLSEDDATSYVKKVVPKDYKTMAALQKAIGKNVLFAHLDENERSDIFDAMFPVNALPGEVIIQQNDEGDNFYILDQGEVEIFVDGEHVTSIADGGSFGELALIYGTPRQATVKAKTDTKLWGIDRDSYRRILMGSTIRKRKMYEEFLSKVSILESLDKWERLVVADALEPVSFESGSTVVRQGEPGDDFYIIVEGTAVVMQARSPSEEPVEVGRLGTSDYFGEIALLLDRPRAATVIADGPLKCVKLDRARFERVLGSCGEILKRNIEQYNSFIALTV
- the LOC135103276 gene encoding cAMP-dependent protein kinase type I regulatory subunit-like isoform X9 encodes the protein MPTHIATNTTRRGAISAEPLSEDDATSYVKKVVPKDYKTMAALQKAIGKNVLFAHLDENERSDIFDAMFPVNALPGEVIIQQNDEGDNFYILDQGEVEIFVDGEHVTSIADGGSFGELALIYGTPRQATVKAKTDTKLWGIDRDSYRRILMGSTIRKRKMYEEFLSKVSILESLDKWERLVVADALEPVSFESGSTVVRQGEPGDDFYIIVEGTAVVMQARSPSEEPVEVGRLGTSDYFGEIALLLDRPRAATVIADGPLKCVKLDRARFERVLGSCGEILKRNIEQYNSFIALTV